The genomic region AGCCCATTTAGGCATGAACGTTCTAATCTCAAAACCGGCGTCTTGCATACATCGTGGCATGTCAGCACCAAAGGTTGCCATCTCCGAATCAGGGACATACGGAGCGATTTCTTGGTTGATAAACAATACTTTCTTTCCCATTTATAAATGCTTTACTGTCTGCAAAGGTACGAAAAACAATTGGAATTAGGGTCTAAAATCGTCGAAATCGTGTCTAAAAGATGGAATATTGCCATATTTTTAGCTATTTCTTACGAGTTTTAAATAAAATTGTTGTTACTTTGCAGCCGAAATATTGAGACGTCAGAATGAAAGTATTTGAAAGGATTGTCGATTTAAAGAACGAGCTGTTCCAGCTCCGCAAGCAAGGAAAAACCATCGGACTGGTGCCCACCATGGGTGCCTTGCACGATGGGCACGCCTCGTTGATAAGGCGAAGTGTGCAGGAAAACGATGCAACGGTGGTGTCGGTGTTTCTCAATCCCACCCAGTTCAACGACAAAAACGACTTGGAACGCTACCCGCGCACGTTGGAAGCCGATTGCAAACTGGCAGAAACGTGTGGTGCCGACTATGTTTTTGCACCGTCGGTAGCCGAAATGTATCCCACGCCAGATACCCGGCACTTCGAGTTTCCGCCCCAATCGACGGTCATGGAGGGTGCCAAGCGTCCCGGACACTTCAACGGAGTGTGCCAGGTAGTTAGCCGGTTGTTCTACATTGTGCGCCCTGACCGAGCCTATTTTGGCGAGAAAGACTGGCAGCAGATAGCTGTTGTGAAACGCCTTGTAGACTATATTAACGTTGATGTGGACATTGTGGAATGCCCGATAGTGCGCGATGAGGACGGATTGGCTAAGAGTTCGCGCAACACTTTGCTCTCTCCTGACGAGCGTGCCATAGCCCCTAATATATATAAGGTGTTGAAAGCAAGTGCCGAAGAGGTGGGAAAGACGAGCGTGCAGGAACTTCACGACAAGGTGGTGGCAGCCATTAATGCTGTCGATGGGCTGGAAGTGGAGTACTTCGACATAGTAGACGGCAACACGTTGCTGCCTGTACAGTCGTGGAACGATACGCCTTACATAGTGGGCTGCATTACGGTTTATTGTGGCAAGACGCCTGTCCGACTTATCGACCATATTAAATATAAGGGATAGACAAGCATGCAGATAGAGGTATTGAAAAGCAAATTGCACTGTGTTAAGGTTACCGAAGCCAACCTTAACTATATGGGGAGCATCACCATAGACGAAGATTTGATGGATGCCGCCAACATGATTGCCGGCGAAAAGGTACAGATTGTAGACAACAACAATGGCGAACGGCTCGAGACTTACATCATTAAAGGCGAACGGGGCACGGGCTGTATCTGCCTGAACGGGGCTGCGGCACGCAAGGTTCAGGTAGGCGACACGGTCATCATCATCAGCTATGCTCTGATGGACTTCGAGGAGGCAAAGGCATTCAAGCCCACCGTAGTGTTCCCTAAAGAGGGCAATAGGGTTTAGCCGTCCGTCGTTTTCTGTCCCGACCGGAATGCTGAAAGGAGCGCAGATAGGTGTAAATATTTTTCGTAAAGATGCCTATTGCGTAACAACCACATAACCAAAACGTTACGAAACTGGTTGTTTCGTGTTCCAAAAACGCCTGTCTTGCACGGTAAAAACGTATGTTTTGCAGCGTAAGACAGGCGTTTTTGCATTGCAAGACCGCTTCTTTTGTCTTTCCGTGTAAATTGTTTTTACAAAACAGAGGGTGCTGTCAGACTACTGTAATGGACACATGTCTTATGTACTATAGGTGTCATGGAAACATCAAGCGCCCTGGAAAACATAAGATA from Prevotella nigrescens harbors:
- the panD gene encoding aspartate 1-decarboxylase, which translates into the protein MQIEVLKSKLHCVKVTEANLNYMGSITIDEDLMDAANMIAGEKVQIVDNNNGERLETYIIKGERGTGCICLNGAAARKVQVGDTVIIISYALMDFEEAKAFKPTVVFPKEGNRV
- the panC gene encoding pantoate--beta-alanine ligase; translated protein: MKVFERIVDLKNELFQLRKQGKTIGLVPTMGALHDGHASLIRRSVQENDATVVSVFLNPTQFNDKNDLERYPRTLEADCKLAETCGADYVFAPSVAEMYPTPDTRHFEFPPQSTVMEGAKRPGHFNGVCQVVSRLFYIVRPDRAYFGEKDWQQIAVVKRLVDYINVDVDIVECPIVRDEDGLAKSSRNTLLSPDERAIAPNIYKVLKASAEEVGKTSVQELHDKVVAAINAVDGLEVEYFDIVDGNTLLPVQSWNDTPYIVGCITVYCGKTPVRLIDHIKYKG